AGGCGCGGCGCACACACTCGGACGTGGCGCGGGATGCCCTCGGCCAGGCGATGCGGCGCGTGGCATCCATCGCGGTTGTCCACGACACGCTCTCCGAGGGGCTCACCCAGAACGTCGATTTTGATGTCGTCTTCGATCGCGTTCTCAAACTCATCGCCGAGGTGGCATCCAGCCACAACACGACGGTGCACCCGCGGTCAACGGGAAGCTTCGGGCATCTCCCGAGTGAGTACGCGACGCCGCTCGCCCTCGCGCTCACCGAATTGGTCACCAACGCAGTGGAGCACGGACTCGCTGGCCGTGACGGCGAAGTCGAGATCGCGGCGACCCGCACCGAGGACCACCTCAGTGTGAAGGTGCGCGACAACGGTGTTGGACTCCCGGAGGGTCAGGTCGGTTCCGGTCTCGGAACCCAGATCGTGCGCACCCTCATCCAGGGCGAGCTCGGCGGCACCATCGATTGGCACACTCTCATGGGCCGTGGCACCGAGGTGACAATCGACGTGCCGCTCACCTGGCTGCGCGGCACGTCGATCGGCTAAGTCCCGAGGGGCTCCCACTCGGTCGCGGCGATGACGCCGACGAAGATTAGTGACACGGCCGCGATGGCGAGCATGCAGGCCGCCATGATCGCAAGCCGCCTGCGCCCGACGGGCACAACGAATCGTGTGACCACAATGGCGGCGTACAGTGCGACCACAATGGCGACGCCGATGAGTGCCGCGCCCTCAAGGCTGGTGAGCAGCGAGAGCACCACGATTGAGACGACGCTGAGGAGACCGCCGACGATCAACCAGATCGTGCCCGTCGAGCTCGTCAGGGACGGCTGTTCGCGGATGCGGGTGGGGTCGTTGCTCGTTTCGCTCATGCCCACAACCCTAGGCAGCGGGCATCCGGCACAGTAGGGCTGTGCAGGAGAACAACTCGCGGCTACACTGCCGCGGGTGTGGCGCTAGGAAGCGCGACGGGCGCGAGCGGCGCGACGCTTGAGGGCGCGGCGCTCGTCTTCGCTGAGGCCACCCCAGACGCCGGAGTCCTGGGAGGTGTCGAGTGCGTACTGGAGGCACATCTCGGTCACGGTGCAGCGCGCGCAAACAGCCTTGGCCTTGTCGATCTGGTCGACGGCCGGACCGGTGTTGCCGACGGGGAAGAACAGCTCCGGGTCAGCGGTCAAGCAGGCAGCTTTGTCGCGCCAGTCCATGGTGGTACTCCTTAGGTGCTCGCGGTGGGTGTCCGCGGACAGGCGATCGACACGTCGATACGCCTGTTGGATGGGGGTGGAAAAATCCGTGGGACCCGCTCGCGACACTGGGAGCGTGAAATCAACCTCAACTAGAATCGCATACCGGTATATACAAATCAATGGTTTTTTGATGAGGGGTGCTGTGGTAGAGGGTCGCCGTCATCCGCTTCTCACCACTCTGGCGGTCATCGTTTTCGCGGAATGCGCGCTCATGGTGGCCGCCGCGTTGTGGCTGATTCTGGAGCTCATCATCGACGTACCGTCGTCGGTCGCGAGCGCTCTCGCTCTCACCGTGCTCGTGGTGATCGCCGCGATCTGGCTTGCCGTTGTGGGGGTCAACACCCTGCGTGGTGCACCGTGGGTGCGCGGCGCGATCGTGGTGTGGCAGATCCTTCAGATCGCGGTTGCCGTCGGCAGTTTTCAGGGGCTGTTCGCGCGACCGGATGTCGGGTGGGCGCTGCTCATCCCCGCCATCGTTGCTCTCGTGCTGCTCTTCACGAAGCCCGTGATGGCAGCGACGGCCCGGGAATCCTAGGCGGCGAGCCCCAGCTTCTTGCGCAGCATGGCGACGTGGCCGGTCGCCTTGACGCTGTACAGCGCGAGCGTGATCACACCGTTCTCGTCGATGACGAAGGTCGAGCGGATGACCCCCACCACCTGCTTGCCGTAGAGGTTCTTCTCACCCCACGTACCGTAGGCCTCGTGTACCGTGCGATCGGGATCGCTGAGGAGCGCGAAGTTCAGGCCGTCCTTCTCGCGGAACTTCGCGAGCTTGGCCGGCTCGTCGCGGGAGACGCCGAGCACCGTGTAGCCCTCCGACTTCAGCGAGGAGAGGTTGTCACGGAAGTCACAGGCCTGCTTCGTGCATCCTTCGGTCATCGCCTCGGGGTAGAAGTAGAGAATCACTTTCTGCCCGCGGAAGTCGTGCAATGACACCTCCGCACCGCTCTCGTCGGTGAGTGTGAAATCGGGTGCCGTGTCGCCGGGCTCGAGTCGTGCGGTCATCTGTCTCCTCAGGTCTCCAGTCATGCTAACCTTGTTCCTCGGCCCGCCAAGCGGGCTACGCACCTCTAGCTCAATTGGCAGAGCAACTGACTCTTAATCAGTGGGTTCCGGGTTCAAGTCCCGGGGGGTGTACCAAAGGCTCGGAGCAGCTCTCGCCAGCGATTCCGGGCCTTTTTCGCTCCTACGAGGGCGAATCCGCTCACTTGGTGTGCTCGACCCTAGGTGCCGATCCCCTCCTGCGAGTTCAGCAAGTTCCTCCCGAGCGTCCTGGAGGGCCATCGCGACTGATGAAATCCAAAGCTCGTTGAGCACGCGGTCGAACGTCTCCCGAGACCGCGAAGCTCAGCGCGTCCACCGTCGAACCGTCCACGTCCTTCAAATAGTCGAGCAGTACGGAGTGCAGCGCCGGTTGAAGGTCGACGTCGTAGAAGTTGTAGTCGAGGTCGCCCTCAGAGCTTCGTCGCGTCTGCATGATATTTGCCTTCCCAGCGGCTGCCTGCCGCTCGCCTTCCAGCCTGAGCCGCAATGGGGTTGCATTGATATAGCCCCCCTGTGACCGGGCAGCGATGCGGATAGTCCTCGCTGGCCGCGAGCGCCGTCACCCCCTTCGGCCAGAATGTGTATATGGCTCAATGGACACCGCGTGGCGCTGACCCAGCCTCGCACCACGCGCTCGTAGACGGCATTCCCGATTGGATGGAGCGTTCACTCCGCAACTGGTTCGGCACCGAGTTCACTCTTGGGTCGGACTACACCGCGCGTGCATGGACTGAACGGATGGAGGAGTACGACCTCGCTGCTCGGACCTCGCTCGCAGCAGACTTGGAGCGTTATGGGCCCGACAGCGTCTTCGACGCTTTGGGTTCAAGTGCGCTGGACGTCATCGACTGGCTCATTCACGACAACTCGACGTGGGACGGGCGCGAAAGTCGCAACGATGAGTTGGAGGGAATATTGCTAGCGGGCGGCTCGCTCTGGAAGGTTGGGCAGCGCGGCGGATTCGCGGGATTAGAGCGACGTGTACCTGAAGGGGTGCAGGTCGCAGCCGAAGCAGCGATTGCGGTCCCCGGCAATGCGGGTTCCTTGCTGTCGGAAGCGTGGCATGCGGCATTCGGCCTCAATCCCGACTACGAGAAGGCCTACGCGAAGTCAATAAAGGCAGTTGAAGCAGCTGCGATCCCGGTGGTGAGTCCCAATCACACCGGAGCTACCCTCGGCACCGTAATCGGACAAATGCGTGCGGACGGCGACTGGGCTCTCGCTATGACTCGCGAGCATCCCACTCACACAACCGCGCAGGTTGTGATCGGCAATATGCAAGCACTCTGGACAGGTCAGAATGACCGGCATGCGGGCCAGCCGGGCTACGCTGCGAGCACGCAGGCCGAAGCCGAAGCTGCAGTGATGCTCGCCGTGCCTCTGGTCCAGTTGTTCTCCTCGGGTGCGGTCGCTCGACGCTAACCGACCCGCGGAATTGCTGCCGCGGCCGGTCGCGCGGCGAGGTTGTCGAGGCGGTCCATGTCCGCGGTCGCCGAGCCGTTGAATAGGTGCGAGTAGATGGAGTCGGTGGTGTTGATGTTGGCGTGGCCCATCCATCGCGAGACCTTGCGAATGTCGATACCTTGCGCGGCACAGGCGCTCGCTTAGAAGTGCCGCGGGTCGTGCGACCGCGCCGGGCGGACGCCGAGCTTCGCGCGTCGAACTGAAGTAGTACCTGTAGACGGAGGACACGTCTAACGGGCGTGACCAGTCCACACGGTTGCGCGAGTCGCCATGCCGACCCTTGGAGCGCCCGGGCCAGAGCGCCGCGCTCGGGTCGGCTCGGCGAGGGTGTGCGGCGAGGTACTCGGTCAGCCCAAAATCGCGTTGACTGCACCTGAATACGAACGGGCAATTTTCGCGCACCAGCGCCGTCTTCTTCTTACCGTGACGGGGACGCCGGTCCGGCGAGGGCGTTGGGTGATGGAAGGCTCGATGTGCGTTGATACGCACTTCCGTGAGATCGTGAAGCGCGACGAAGACTCTTCAGGTCGATCCGGCGCTGATTCGACTGACGTAGTCGACCCCTCCTCATAACCCCTCCGAGTTCCGGGTAGACACCGATATGCCTCGCTGTCCCTCAGCCGCCGAGCGTCGCCCGGGATTACGCCTGGAATGGTCGAGTTGGATCGAGAGCCGCGCGCGCGTTTTGGATGTACGAGTTCAGAGTCTCTTCCCTGCGAACTCCCCTCAGAGTGTCCCAGGAGATCAAACCGCCGTATCCAACGACAGAAACGATCGACGGCCCGCTCTCTCGATCGTCTTTTCGCCATCGAGTTGAATCCCATAGGTCGCCGAGATGGGGGACCTCGATTCGAAGAGTCTCGCCCGCTCGCATGCGCTTAGCTTCCGAAGCGCATCGACGATGTTCTGTTGTGATTTCGACGTACACGTTCTTCGCCTGGTCTGGGCCTTCGTTGGTGAGGATGAACGCGCTCCGTTCGGGCCACTCGACTTTCCAATGCACCACGTTGCGCTCGACTGCAGCAAGGCGGCTCTGCCGTGCCCTACGTTCTCCGAGGACGAGGGCGATCAGCGCGAGTGCGAGTGCGGCGAACGAGATGGCGTCGCTCCATTGCAAGTTTGCCAAGGTCACTCCCGAATCGAGGTTCGTGTCCACGTGCCGCAAGACGGACTCACCAGTAGACCGCCACGATCGCGACCTCTAAGTACTGCGCTGCGGATCCGTCGGAGCCTCCACTCGATTCGACCACTGGACTCCGTTGGGACCACGGCCAGAGTCTATTGCGCTCTCGAACCGCCTCGCGAAGTTCGGCCCTCTGCAGCTGGGTCACTTCTTCATCTGTGACGCCGGCGAGGCCGTCAACAAGCATGAAGGCTGTCGTCTGCGCATCAATCGCGAGGGCCTTCAGGTCCCTGCCGCCAAAGAGCTCGCTCAGTCCGCTCGGGAGTGTTTCGTTCTCTCGACCCGCGAGTCTTTGAATGCTCGTCGCGTAGTCGATGATGGCCGGGTCAATTGGACCGTCCGGCATCAGAGCGGAGGCCCCCTTGTTGTGCCCGCTCCTTAGCGCTCCCAAAAACATCGTGCCGAGCCCGTCAACGGTCTCAGCCAAATCATCGTTGATGGTGCGCAGGATGGAGCCCACGTACGAACCCGACTCGAACTCGGTGAGCACCGGATTGACCACTCGGCAGAGCATCGTAAAGCGCGTTTGACGGAACAGAATGCGACCCACGTCCCCCCAGAACCACTTGGGGTTGGTCACGCTTTCGAACTCGACGTCGGTCGGGGCAGCCGAGTCCGAAACCGCTGTTGCATTCACAAGCCATGGTTCGCCTTGAATCTCGACGATGGAAACGCCTGGATTTTGGCCTACGACCGGAATCGCGTTGCCGGTAAGGCTGTCGATGAGTTCGGTAAGCGGCTTGGCGTTCTTTAGCGCGTCCCTCAACTCAATTGTGAGGAAGGTCGGGAATGATTCAACAACGCTCGTCACGGCCGACATAGCAGTCCGAGCTTTGTAGATGTCAGAGGCGACGAGGTCCGTTTCAATCTCGAGCAGGTCGCCGCGCTTGAGGTTTTTCAGAGCGATGCCCTGGCCGAGTCGTCGCATCGTGGACGGGTCCGTCCGCCGGAGAAGGAGTTTGTCGATCGGACCGGTTCGCACCGAAGCAAGCGGCAGAAGGGCGAATTTCGCGATGTTTTTCGCCCTGAAGCGTGCGAACGCCGACTGAGCCACCGACTTGCGCAGTACCTGAACTTCGGTACCTCGCACAGACTTCAGGGTGGGCGCAAAATTGGCTTGTCCGAACTGTGTCGTCTTTGACACCCCTGCAGAGATGCTGGCCTCGCGCGACCGGGACTGCGTCTCTGTCCTCTGCACAAGGATCTCGCCGTCGACGGAAGCGAGCAGGCTCTCAACGCTGGTCTCGTCTAGATAGACGAATTCCCTAATTGCTGAGCCGAAAGAACGTCGGCGCTTTCGGAAAATACTCACGCTCGTTGTGCCTCCTCTAGTGCCCATGCATCGCGAGTTCGCTCTATCGCTGAATGCTGAGCGCGAGCTTTCTCATACCCGAGCGCGATGTGCTCTTTGGTGATGGACGGAGCTCCGGCAGCGCGTTGTCCGGCCTCGGCCTCCGTCCAGATGAGACCAAGTTCGGCTGGAGTCCAAGCGTTTGACGCGCTGGCGAGCCAGGCGATTACCGCAGGAGTTGCGGCGGCGATACTCCTCGATTGAGCTCGAATGATGTCCAGCCGTTCTGCCTGCTTGGGAACCGTGAATTCCATTGTGTAATCGAATCTTCCAGGTCGGAGGAACGCCTCATCGACGTCCTCAAGACGGTTGGTGGACGCAATCACAAACGGACGCTTAGTCCGGTTTGCCCCGTCCATCGTTGCCAGGAGTTGGCCCACTTGTCGGTTGACGAAATCATGCGACTCGGGACTTCGACGTGCGCCAATGGTGTCGAATTCGTCAAAGAAGATGATCGACCGAGGGTACTTGTCCGCGTGAGCGAACAGATCCCGGAGAACTCGCTCAGTGGCCCCGACCCACTTGCTCACAAGCTCGGGACCATTGACCGTGATGAGTTGCGCATTTGTCTCTTGTGCAACCGAGCGCGCAAGGTGCGTCTTTCCGGTTCCTGCGGGACCGAAGAACATGGCTCCAGAGATCGGCTTTAGGCCTGAGGCCGTCGATCCAGTCGCGCGGGCGTCAAAACTGGCTAGTACCAAACGCGTGAGCTCGGTGATTCTCTCTGTTAGACCTCCGACCGCTGCCGCACCCCCGTCCTCGGGTTTGAGCGACTCGACGGCGAATGGCATTGAGTCTTCGGCATCGAAGCCTGCCACGACATTGGATTCAGCCTGAGTCAGCGGTCGCCACATACGGGCCGACTCGTCGAACCAGTAGGACTCGCCAACGTTAGGTGACTCGATGCTCTCTGCCTCAACCGCCTTCAGCTGCGAAGCGATCTCCAGCAGTGATCGCTCGCCCTCGGTGTGCCTCAAAGTCCCAATAATTCTGAATTGGCGAGGCCACGCGGCTCCCGCCGGAGCAGCGAGCACCACGGACAAGTCATTGGAGACGTGAACGAAGCTGCCCGGCTCCGAAGAGGGTAAATCTGAGGCCTCCAGGACAGCCATGGAACCGTTGGGAAACTCGACCCACACGTAGTCGGCGTCGATCGCTACCGAGTGCACTCGCGCGAGGTTGAAGTAGTTGGACATTAGCTGAAATTTTATCTCGCTATGGCGACACATCTCGACGCGACTAGCACGCTCGACGACCTGCCACCGAGCTGTGGGGCGAAGTTTTCAGCGGGTGACGGACAGAGCTAGCGCCGTTCAAGTCCCGGGGGGTGTACCACGATCGGCATCTCGGAATAGCTTCGCTGGCCATGCTGTTGGCCCATGCCATGACTACTTTCGGCATCATCGGTTCAGGCAACATCGGCAGCAACGTCGCTCGCGCGCTCATCGCGCACGGACACGACGTGGTCATCTCCAACTCGCGCGGACCGGAGACGCTCACGGCCCTCATCGATGAGCTCGGCCCGAAGGCGCGCGCCGCCACAGTGGAGGAGGCGGCCGAGGCCGCGGAGGTTGCTCTCGTCGCGGTGCCCCTCAAGGCCTACCCGCATGTTCCCGTTGAGCCACTCGCGGGCAAGATCGTGCTCGACGCCAACAACTACTACTTCGAACGGGACGGGCACATCGAGTCGCTCGACCGTGGAGAGGAAACCACGTCGGGGCTTCTGCAGAAGCACCTCCCAACGTCGCGTGTTGTGAAGGCGTTCAACCACATCGGTGCGCACGAGATCCCCACGGCGGGGATGCCCGCGGGCAGCACCGACCGTCGAGCCCTTGTCGCGGCATCCGATAGTCCAGAGGCTCTCACCTTTGTG
This genomic window from Antiquaquibacter oligotrophicus contains:
- a CDS encoding WhiB family transcriptional regulator, with the translated sequence MDWRDKAACLTADPELFFPVGNTGPAVDQIDKAKAVCARCTVTEMCLQYALDTSQDSGVWGGLSEDERRALKRRAARARRAS
- the bcp gene encoding thioredoxin-dependent thiol peroxidase, giving the protein MTARLEPGDTAPDFTLTDESGAEVSLHDFRGQKVILYFYPEAMTEGCTKQACDFRDNLSSLKSEGYTVLGVSRDEPAKLAKFREKDGLNFALLSDPDRTVHEAYGTWGEKNLYGKQVVGVIRSTFVIDENGVITLALYSVKATGHVAMLRKKLGLAA
- a CDS encoding DUF6414 family protein yields the protein MSIFRKRRRSFGSAIREFVYLDETSVESLLASVDGEILVQRTETQSRSREASISAGVSKTTQFGQANFAPTLKSVRGTEVQVLRKSVAQSAFARFRAKNIAKFALLPLASVRTGPIDKLLLRRTDPSTMRRLGQGIALKNLKRGDLLEIETDLVASDIYKARTAMSAVTSVVESFPTFLTIELRDALKNAKPLTELIDSLTGNAIPVVGQNPGVSIVEIQGEPWLVNATAVSDSAAPTDVEFESVTNPKWFWGDVGRILFRQTRFTMLCRVVNPVLTEFESGSYVGSILRTINDDLAETVDGLGTMFLGALRSGHNKGASALMPDGPIDPAIIDYATSIQRLAGRENETLPSGLSELFGGRDLKALAIDAQTTAFMLVDGLAGVTDEEVTQLQRAELREAVRERNRLWPWSQRSPVVESSGGSDGSAAQYLEVAIVAVYW
- a CDS encoding ATP-binding protein, with protein sequence MSNYFNLARVHSVAIDADYVWVEFPNGSMAVLEASDLPSSEPGSFVHVSNDLSVVLAAPAGAAWPRQFRIIGTLRHTEGERSLLEIASQLKAVEAESIESPNVGESYWFDESARMWRPLTQAESNVVAGFDAEDSMPFAVESLKPEDGGAAAVGGLTERITELTRLVLASFDARATGSTASGLKPISGAMFFGPAGTGKTHLARSVAQETNAQLITVNGPELVSKWVGATERVLRDLFAHADKYPRSIIFFDEFDTIGARRSPESHDFVNRQVGQLLATMDGANRTKRPFVIASTNRLEDVDEAFLRPGRFDYTMEFTVPKQAERLDIIRAQSRSIAAATPAVIAWLASASNAWTPAELGLIWTEAEAGQRAAGAPSITKEHIALGYEKARAQHSAIERTRDAWALEEAQRA
- a CDS encoding NADPH-dependent F420 reductase — protein: MTTFGIIGSGNIGSNVARALIAHGHDVVISNSRGPETLTALIDELGPKARAATVEEAAEAAEVALVAVPLKAYPHVPVEPLAGKIVLDANNYYFERDGHIESLDRGEETTSGLLQKHLPTSRVVKAFNHIGAHEIPTAGMPAGSTDRRALVAASDSPEALTFVTALYDELGYDTVAIDSLDESWRIERDRPGYGIPNTRDQLVERLGAAQRVL